The following proteins are encoded in a genomic region of Chryseobacterium cucumeris:
- a CDS encoding OmpH family outer membrane protein — MNLIKTIFIALGLTLTANIVHAQQKIGSVNTEDIFASLSEVKTIGTTIDNLTKTRQTEIEKLIGDYQTKLKAAQDKEKTLSEANKEAVTKELIAAQTELQALGKKIEETRTQAAKDISAKQNELFSPLQKKVKDAIYAVAKERNLNFVFDVASQESNNLLYTDGSEDITATVKTKLGATATTAKPAGKSK; from the coding sequence ATGAATTTAATTAAGACAATTTTTATTGCGTTAGGATTAACACTTACTGCAAATATTGTACATGCTCAACAGAAGATTGGAAGTGTAAATACAGAGGACATTTTTGCAAGTTTATCTGAAGTAAAAACTATAGGAACTACTATTGATAACCTGACTAAGACCAGGCAGACTGAAATTGAGAAGCTTATCGGTGATTATCAGACTAAATTGAAAGCGGCACAGGATAAAGAAAAAACGTTAAGCGAAGCCAATAAAGAAGCTGTGACCAAAGAACTGATTGCAGCACAAACAGAATTACAGGCTTTAGGTAAGAAGATAGAGGAAACCAGAACACAGGCTGCTAAAGATATTTCTGCCAAACAAAACGAATTGTTTAGTCCTTTACAGAAGAAAGTAAAAGATGCTATTTATGCTGTAGCAAAAGAAAGAAACCTGAATTTTGTATTTGATGTAGCATCACAGGAATCTAATAACCTTCTTTACACAGACGGAAGCGAAGATATCACTGCTACTGTGAAAACCAAATTAGGGGCTACGGCAACAACTGCCAAGCCAGCCGGGAAATCTAAATAA
- a CDS encoding acyl-CoA thioesterase, translated as MNLMYEKQIKVTEEHIDQNNHVNNVQYVHWVEEVAAEHWDLLKQQTEYVNDAWMLLDHHIRYKKQVYLDDIITVRTYPLTPEGAKQPRKVEFYCNEELVVDSSTLWILFDPETKKIKRLENDWLEKFFN; from the coding sequence ATGAATTTGATGTACGAAAAACAGATCAAAGTAACAGAAGAGCATATTGATCAGAACAACCATGTGAATAATGTACAATATGTACACTGGGTGGAAGAAGTGGCAGCAGAGCACTGGGATCTTCTGAAACAGCAAACAGAATATGTAAACGACGCCTGGATGCTTCTGGATCATCATATCCGATATAAAAAACAGGTTTATCTGGATGATATCATTACGGTAAGAACTTATCCTCTGACTCCCGAAGGAGCCAAACAGCCAAGAAAAGTTGAGTTCTATTGCAATGAAGAACTTGTGGTAGACTCAAGTACGCTTTGGATTCTGTTTGATCCTGAAACCAAAAAAATAAAACGTCTGGAAAACGACTGGCTGGAGAAGTTTTTTAATTAG